The following are encoded in a window of Penaeus vannamei isolate JL-2024 chromosome 17, ASM4276789v1, whole genome shotgun sequence genomic DNA:
- the LOC113802448 gene encoding zinc finger CCHC domain-containing protein 8 homolog isoform X14: MEGCGGSETSSYAKQKSESLAGERTGNDEDSSVKEVPAVDVESSERNVPDRDHTVSSLSEIITLDSTADSSVITLDNSSCADSSSMKTDVENKSSDVATASDVISLDSTANSSVEEVQFITQADSSSMESDVQDKNNDAVASASGGITLDSTANSCAEEVQLITQAGTSGINECMQDTNSTKDTSSNNIITLDTTANSSVEDIQEITQDSSGMKEDMQNTSKGVTASSSSMFTLDSTVDSSIEEIQGIADDSSSRKGDMQGTDNDIAGSPNGMFTIDATADDIVEDIQEEEVTMPEGISLDMEGDEEECSVGPVSRLDIVPSYDASFTGILTDVEYNMETGKKINDALPKMCCFNCLGDHNVSDCPKPQDMQRIAANRKKHNVTRVPNVRYHEDGENKFGHFQPGKLSENLRYALGLRPNQLPIFVYRMRVLGYPPGWLRDAEVHQADMKLYDATGKSVSHPDLEDGETDPVLVKYKPEKLVSFPGFNDAMPHRTREEGHLYNCPPMQPYHQRTEFLKYMNMNRAQAYKKKKLKSSSLKGNNTSEADAVLAAEMEVDDSELNRSAHIEFNPPLPSEPLPPPPPDDLPEPPPPPPEEKDMEEGEISEDSQASLGDLEEKRLKILRELEDAASQGATDEQKSKKENPTPTKDRSSKTDVKSEAAETSEESRTSNRMSSDPSESENSLSSDTLESASKKMKQHHRSHSKGFKLGAAIPESCTPFTALPSADLWKVDVSDHINFDNLPDALGTWDKMKGLMNNIRKRVRELQAEEDE, from the exons TAGAAAGCAGTGAAAGAAATGTGCCTGATAGAGATCACACTGTATCATCTCTGTCAGAAATCATAACTCTGGACTCCACAGCAGATTCAAGTGTTATTACACTAGATAATAGCAGCTGTG CAGATTCTTCAAGTATGAAAACTGATGTGGAGAACAAAAGCAGTGATGTTGCAACTGCAAGTGATGTGATATCTCTTGACTCAACTGCTAATAGCAGTGTGGAAGAAGTTCAGTTCATCACACAAG CAGATTCCTCAAGCATGGAAAGTGATGTACAGGACAAAAACAATGATGCTGTTGCATCTGCAAGTGGCGGGATCACTCTTGACTCAACTGCTAATAGCTGTGCGGAGGAAGTTCAGCTAATCACACAAG CAGGTACTTCTGGTATAAATGAATGCATGCAAGACACAAACTCAACAAAAGATACATCCTCAAATAACATTATCACTCTTGACACAACTGCAAATAGTAGTGTGGAAGATATCCAAGAGATTACACAAG ATTCCTCTGGTATGAAAGAAGACATGCAAAACACAAGCAAAGGTGTTACTGCATCCTCAAGCAGCATGTTTACACTTGATTCAACTGTAGATAGCAGTATAGAAGAAATTCAAGGGATAGCAGATG ATTCCTCAAGCAGAAAAGGGGACATGCAGGGCACAGACAATGATATTGCAGGGTCACCAAATGGCATGTTTACTATTGACGCAACTGCCGATGACATCGTGGAAGACATACAAGAGGAAG AGGTTACTATGCCAGAAGGAATAAGTCTTGACATGGAGGGTGATGAAGAAGAGTGCTCAGTAGGTCCTGTGTCCAGGCTAGATATTGTCCCTTCATATGATGCT AGTTTTACCGGAATCCTCACTGATGTAGAATATAACATGGAAACTGGGAAGAAAATCAATGATGCCTTGCCTAAGATGTGCTGTTTCAATTGTCTTGGAGACCACAATGTCAGTGATTGTCCAAAGCCTCAAGATATGCAGAGGATTGCTGCTAACAGAAAGAAACACAATGTCACGAGAGTGCCAAATGT GAGGTATCATGAAGATGGGGAAAATAAATTTGGGCACTTCCAGCCAGGGAAGTTGAGTGAAAACCTTCGTTATGCCTTAGGGCTGCGGCCAAATCAGCTACCCATTTTTGTATACCGGATGCGGGTGCTTGGCTATCCCCCAGGATGGCTAAGGGATGCTGAAGTCCATCAGGCAGACATGAAGCTATATGATGCCACAGGGAAGT CTGTATCACACCCAGACTTagaagacggagagacagacccAGTTCTCGTAAAATACAAACCAGAGAAACTAGTTAGCTTTCCAGGATTTAATGATGCAATGCCTCATAGAACCAGAGAG GAAGGGCACCTTTACAACTGCCCTCCCATGCAGCCTTATCACCAACGCACAGAGTTTCTAAAGTACATGAACATGAACAGAGCCCAGGCTTACAAGAAGAAGAAACTAAAATCTAGCAGCTTAAAAGGCAATAATACAAGTGAGGCTGATGCTGTACTTGCAGCAGAAATGGAAGTTGATG ACTCAGAGTTAAATAGATCTGCCCACATAGAGTTCAACCCTCCACTTCCCAGTGAgcctctgccaccaccacctccagatGATCTTCCAGaaccgcctcctccgcctccagaggaaaag GACATGGAAGAAGGTGAAATTAGTGAAGATTCACAAGCATCCTTAGGAGATCTGGAGGAGAAGAGACTCAAGATCCTTAGAGAACTGGAGGATGCTGCATCACAAGGTGCAACAGACgaacaaaaatcaaagaaagaaaatcccaCACCAACGAAAGACAGGAGCAGCAAAACAGACGTCAAGAGTGAAGCCGCTGAAACTTCTGAGGAAAGTAGAACGTCCAATAGGATGTCCAGCGACCCAAGTGAATCTGAGAATTCCTTGAGCAGCGACACACTGGAAAGTGCCAGTAAGAAAATGAAACAGCATCACCGGTCACATTCAAAGGGCTTCAAACTAGGTGCTGCCATTCCTGAATCTTGTACACCTTTCACAGCTCTTCCAAGTGCAGATTTATGGAAAGTGGATGTCAGTGATCACATAAACTTTGATAACTTGCCCGATGCTCTTGGGACTTGGGATAAAATGAAGGGTCTCATGAACAATATCAGGAAAAGAGTAAGGGAATTGCAAGCAGAGGAAGATGAGTAa
- the LOC113802448 gene encoding zinc finger CCHC domain-containing protein 8 homolog isoform X9, which translates to MEGCGGSETSSYAKQKSESLAGERTGNDEDSSVKEVPAVDVESSERNVPDRDHTVSSLSEIITLDSTADSSVITLDNSSCDSSSMKTDVENKSSDVATASDVISLDSTANSSVEEVQFITQADSSSMESDVQDKNNDAVASASGGITLDSTANSCAEEVQLITQAGTSGINECMQDTNSTKDTSSNNIITLDTTANSSVEDIQEITQADSSGMKEDMQNTSKGVTASSSSMFTLDSTVDSSIEEIQGIADDSSSRKGDMQGTDNDIAGSPNGMFTIDATADDIVEDIQEEEVTMPEGISLDMEGDEEECSVGPVSRLDIVPSYDASFTGILTDVEYNMETGKKINDALPKMCCFNCLGDHNVSDCPKPQDMQRIAANRKKHNVTRVPNVRYHEDGENKFGHFQPGKLSENLRYALGLRPNQLPIFVYRMRVLGYPPGWLRDAEVHQADMKLYDATGKSVSHPDLEDGETDPVLVKYKPEKLVSFPGFNDAMPHRTREEGHLYNCPPMQPYHQRTEFLKYMNMNRAQAYKKKKLKSSSLKGNNTSEADAVLAAEMEVDDSELNRSAHIEFNPPLPSEPLPPPPPDDLPEPPPPPPEEKDMEEGEISEDSQASLGDLEEKRLKILRELEDAASQGATDEQKSKKENPTPTKDRSSKTDVKSEAAETSEESRTSNRMSSDPSESENSLSSDTLESASKKMKQHHRSHSKGFKLGAAIPESCTPFTALPSADLWKVDVSDHINFDNLPDALGTWDKMKGLMNNIRKRVRELQAEEDE; encoded by the exons TAGAAAGCAGTGAAAGAAATGTGCCTGATAGAGATCACACTGTATCATCTCTGTCAGAAATCATAACTCTGGACTCCACAGCAGATTCAAGTGTTATTACACTAGATAATAGCAGCTGTG ATTCTTCAAGTATGAAAACTGATGTGGAGAACAAAAGCAGTGATGTTGCAACTGCAAGTGATGTGATATCTCTTGACTCAACTGCTAATAGCAGTGTGGAAGAAGTTCAGTTCATCACACAAG CAGATTCCTCAAGCATGGAAAGTGATGTACAGGACAAAAACAATGATGCTGTTGCATCTGCAAGTGGCGGGATCACTCTTGACTCAACTGCTAATAGCTGTGCGGAGGAAGTTCAGCTAATCACACAAG CAGGTACTTCTGGTATAAATGAATGCATGCAAGACACAAACTCAACAAAAGATACATCCTCAAATAACATTATCACTCTTGACACAACTGCAAATAGTAGTGTGGAAGATATCCAAGAGATTACACAAG CAGATTCCTCTGGTATGAAAGAAGACATGCAAAACACAAGCAAAGGTGTTACTGCATCCTCAAGCAGCATGTTTACACTTGATTCAACTGTAGATAGCAGTATAGAAGAAATTCAAGGGATAGCAGATG ATTCCTCAAGCAGAAAAGGGGACATGCAGGGCACAGACAATGATATTGCAGGGTCACCAAATGGCATGTTTACTATTGACGCAACTGCCGATGACATCGTGGAAGACATACAAGAGGAAG AGGTTACTATGCCAGAAGGAATAAGTCTTGACATGGAGGGTGATGAAGAAGAGTGCTCAGTAGGTCCTGTGTCCAGGCTAGATATTGTCCCTTCATATGATGCT AGTTTTACCGGAATCCTCACTGATGTAGAATATAACATGGAAACTGGGAAGAAAATCAATGATGCCTTGCCTAAGATGTGCTGTTTCAATTGTCTTGGAGACCACAATGTCAGTGATTGTCCAAAGCCTCAAGATATGCAGAGGATTGCTGCTAACAGAAAGAAACACAATGTCACGAGAGTGCCAAATGT GAGGTATCATGAAGATGGGGAAAATAAATTTGGGCACTTCCAGCCAGGGAAGTTGAGTGAAAACCTTCGTTATGCCTTAGGGCTGCGGCCAAATCAGCTACCCATTTTTGTATACCGGATGCGGGTGCTTGGCTATCCCCCAGGATGGCTAAGGGATGCTGAAGTCCATCAGGCAGACATGAAGCTATATGATGCCACAGGGAAGT CTGTATCACACCCAGACTTagaagacggagagacagacccAGTTCTCGTAAAATACAAACCAGAGAAACTAGTTAGCTTTCCAGGATTTAATGATGCAATGCCTCATAGAACCAGAGAG GAAGGGCACCTTTACAACTGCCCTCCCATGCAGCCTTATCACCAACGCACAGAGTTTCTAAAGTACATGAACATGAACAGAGCCCAGGCTTACAAGAAGAAGAAACTAAAATCTAGCAGCTTAAAAGGCAATAATACAAGTGAGGCTGATGCTGTACTTGCAGCAGAAATGGAAGTTGATG ACTCAGAGTTAAATAGATCTGCCCACATAGAGTTCAACCCTCCACTTCCCAGTGAgcctctgccaccaccacctccagatGATCTTCCAGaaccgcctcctccgcctccagaggaaaag GACATGGAAGAAGGTGAAATTAGTGAAGATTCACAAGCATCCTTAGGAGATCTGGAGGAGAAGAGACTCAAGATCCTTAGAGAACTGGAGGATGCTGCATCACAAGGTGCAACAGACgaacaaaaatcaaagaaagaaaatcccaCACCAACGAAAGACAGGAGCAGCAAAACAGACGTCAAGAGTGAAGCCGCTGAAACTTCTGAGGAAAGTAGAACGTCCAATAGGATGTCCAGCGACCCAAGTGAATCTGAGAATTCCTTGAGCAGCGACACACTGGAAAGTGCCAGTAAGAAAATGAAACAGCATCACCGGTCACATTCAAAGGGCTTCAAACTAGGTGCTGCCATTCCTGAATCTTGTACACCTTTCACAGCTCTTCCAAGTGCAGATTTATGGAAAGTGGATGTCAGTGATCACATAAACTTTGATAACTTGCCCGATGCTCTTGGGACTTGGGATAAAATGAAGGGTCTCATGAACAATATCAGGAAAAGAGTAAGGGAATTGCAAGCAGAGGAAGATGAGTAa
- the LOC113802448 gene encoding zinc finger CCHC domain-containing protein 8 homolog isoform X15: MEGCGGSETSSYAKQKSESLAGERTGNDEDSSVKEVPAVDVESSERNVPDRDHTVSSLSEIITLDSTADSSVITLDNSSCADSSSMKTDVENKSSDVATASDVISLDSTANSSVEEVQFITQDSSSMESDVQDKNNDAVASASGGITLDSTANSCAEEVQLITQAGTSGINECMQDTNSTKDTSSNNIITLDTTANSSVEDIQEITQDSSGMKEDMQNTSKGVTASSSSMFTLDSTVDSSIEEIQGIADVDSSSRKGDMQGTDNDIAGSPNGMFTIDATADDIVEDIQEEEVTMPEGISLDMEGDEEECSVGPVSRLDIVPSYDASFTGILTDVEYNMETGKKINDALPKMCCFNCLGDHNVSDCPKPQDMQRIAANRKKHNVTRVPNVRYHEDGENKFGHFQPGKLSENLRYALGLRPNQLPIFVYRMRVLGYPPGWLRDAEVHQADMKLYDATGKSVSHPDLEDGETDPVLVKYKPEKLVSFPGFNDAMPHRTREEGHLYNCPPMQPYHQRTEFLKYMNMNRAQAYKKKKLKSSSLKGNNTSEADAVLAAEMEVDDSELNRSAHIEFNPPLPSEPLPPPPPDDLPEPPPPPPEEKDMEEGEISEDSQASLGDLEEKRLKILRELEDAASQGATDEQKSKKENPTPTKDRSSKTDVKSEAAETSEESRTSNRMSSDPSESENSLSSDTLESASKKMKQHHRSHSKGFKLGAAIPESCTPFTALPSADLWKVDVSDHINFDNLPDALGTWDKMKGLMNNIRKRVRELQAEEDE, encoded by the exons TAGAAAGCAGTGAAAGAAATGTGCCTGATAGAGATCACACTGTATCATCTCTGTCAGAAATCATAACTCTGGACTCCACAGCAGATTCAAGTGTTATTACACTAGATAATAGCAGCTGTG CAGATTCTTCAAGTATGAAAACTGATGTGGAGAACAAAAGCAGTGATGTTGCAACTGCAAGTGATGTGATATCTCTTGACTCAACTGCTAATAGCAGTGTGGAAGAAGTTCAGTTCATCACACAAG ATTCCTCAAGCATGGAAAGTGATGTACAGGACAAAAACAATGATGCTGTTGCATCTGCAAGTGGCGGGATCACTCTTGACTCAACTGCTAATAGCTGTGCGGAGGAAGTTCAGCTAATCACACAAG CAGGTACTTCTGGTATAAATGAATGCATGCAAGACACAAACTCAACAAAAGATACATCCTCAAATAACATTATCACTCTTGACACAACTGCAAATAGTAGTGTGGAAGATATCCAAGAGATTACACAAG ATTCCTCTGGTATGAAAGAAGACATGCAAAACACAAGCAAAGGTGTTACTGCATCCTCAAGCAGCATGTTTACACTTGATTCAACTGTAGATAGCAGTATAGAAGAAATTCAAGGGATAGCAGATG TAGATTCCTCAAGCAGAAAAGGGGACATGCAGGGCACAGACAATGATATTGCAGGGTCACCAAATGGCATGTTTACTATTGACGCAACTGCCGATGACATCGTGGAAGACATACAAGAGGAAG AGGTTACTATGCCAGAAGGAATAAGTCTTGACATGGAGGGTGATGAAGAAGAGTGCTCAGTAGGTCCTGTGTCCAGGCTAGATATTGTCCCTTCATATGATGCT AGTTTTACCGGAATCCTCACTGATGTAGAATATAACATGGAAACTGGGAAGAAAATCAATGATGCCTTGCCTAAGATGTGCTGTTTCAATTGTCTTGGAGACCACAATGTCAGTGATTGTCCAAAGCCTCAAGATATGCAGAGGATTGCTGCTAACAGAAAGAAACACAATGTCACGAGAGTGCCAAATGT GAGGTATCATGAAGATGGGGAAAATAAATTTGGGCACTTCCAGCCAGGGAAGTTGAGTGAAAACCTTCGTTATGCCTTAGGGCTGCGGCCAAATCAGCTACCCATTTTTGTATACCGGATGCGGGTGCTTGGCTATCCCCCAGGATGGCTAAGGGATGCTGAAGTCCATCAGGCAGACATGAAGCTATATGATGCCACAGGGAAGT CTGTATCACACCCAGACTTagaagacggagagacagacccAGTTCTCGTAAAATACAAACCAGAGAAACTAGTTAGCTTTCCAGGATTTAATGATGCAATGCCTCATAGAACCAGAGAG GAAGGGCACCTTTACAACTGCCCTCCCATGCAGCCTTATCACCAACGCACAGAGTTTCTAAAGTACATGAACATGAACAGAGCCCAGGCTTACAAGAAGAAGAAACTAAAATCTAGCAGCTTAAAAGGCAATAATACAAGTGAGGCTGATGCTGTACTTGCAGCAGAAATGGAAGTTGATG ACTCAGAGTTAAATAGATCTGCCCACATAGAGTTCAACCCTCCACTTCCCAGTGAgcctctgccaccaccacctccagatGATCTTCCAGaaccgcctcctccgcctccagaggaaaag GACATGGAAGAAGGTGAAATTAGTGAAGATTCACAAGCATCCTTAGGAGATCTGGAGGAGAAGAGACTCAAGATCCTTAGAGAACTGGAGGATGCTGCATCACAAGGTGCAACAGACgaacaaaaatcaaagaaagaaaatcccaCACCAACGAAAGACAGGAGCAGCAAAACAGACGTCAAGAGTGAAGCCGCTGAAACTTCTGAGGAAAGTAGAACGTCCAATAGGATGTCCAGCGACCCAAGTGAATCTGAGAATTCCTTGAGCAGCGACACACTGGAAAGTGCCAGTAAGAAAATGAAACAGCATCACCGGTCACATTCAAAGGGCTTCAAACTAGGTGCTGCCATTCCTGAATCTTGTACACCTTTCACAGCTCTTCCAAGTGCAGATTTATGGAAAGTGGATGTCAGTGATCACATAAACTTTGATAACTTGCCCGATGCTCTTGGGACTTGGGATAAAATGAAGGGTCTCATGAACAATATCAGGAAAAGAGTAAGGGAATTGCAAGCAGAGGAAGATGAGTAa
- the LOC113802448 gene encoding zinc finger CCHC domain-containing protein 8 homolog isoform X21, with protein MEGCGGSETSSYAKQKSESLAGERTGNDEDSSVKEVPAVDVESSERNVPDRDHTVSSLSEIITLDSTADSSVITLDNSSCDSSSMKTDVENKSSDVATASDVISLDSTANSSVEEVQFITQDSSSMESDVQDKNNDAVASASGGITLDSTANSCAEEVQLITQGTSGINECMQDTNSTKDTSSNNIITLDTTANSSVEDIQEITQADSSGMKEDMQNTSKGVTASSSSMFTLDSTVDSSIEEIQGIADDSSSRKGDMQGTDNDIAGSPNGMFTIDATADDIVEDIQEEEVTMPEGISLDMEGDEEECSVGPVSRLDIVPSYDASFTGILTDVEYNMETGKKINDALPKMCCFNCLGDHNVSDCPKPQDMQRIAANRKKHNVTRVPNVRYHEDGENKFGHFQPGKLSENLRYALGLRPNQLPIFVYRMRVLGYPPGWLRDAEVHQADMKLYDATGKSVSHPDLEDGETDPVLVKYKPEKLVSFPGFNDAMPHRTREEGHLYNCPPMQPYHQRTEFLKYMNMNRAQAYKKKKLKSSSLKGNNTSEADAVLAAEMEVDDSELNRSAHIEFNPPLPSEPLPPPPPDDLPEPPPPPPEEKDMEEGEISEDSQASLGDLEEKRLKILRELEDAASQGATDEQKSKKENPTPTKDRSSKTDVKSEAAETSEESRTSNRMSSDPSESENSLSSDTLESASKKMKQHHRSHSKGFKLGAAIPESCTPFTALPSADLWKVDVSDHINFDNLPDALGTWDKMKGLMNNIRKRVRELQAEEDE; from the exons TAGAAAGCAGTGAAAGAAATGTGCCTGATAGAGATCACACTGTATCATCTCTGTCAGAAATCATAACTCTGGACTCCACAGCAGATTCAAGTGTTATTACACTAGATAATAGCAGCTGTG ATTCTTCAAGTATGAAAACTGATGTGGAGAACAAAAGCAGTGATGTTGCAACTGCAAGTGATGTGATATCTCTTGACTCAACTGCTAATAGCAGTGTGGAAGAAGTTCAGTTCATCACACAAG ATTCCTCAAGCATGGAAAGTGATGTACAGGACAAAAACAATGATGCTGTTGCATCTGCAAGTGGCGGGATCACTCTTGACTCAACTGCTAATAGCTGTGCGGAGGAAGTTCAGCTAATCACACAAG GTACTTCTGGTATAAATGAATGCATGCAAGACACAAACTCAACAAAAGATACATCCTCAAATAACATTATCACTCTTGACACAACTGCAAATAGTAGTGTGGAAGATATCCAAGAGATTACACAAG CAGATTCCTCTGGTATGAAAGAAGACATGCAAAACACAAGCAAAGGTGTTACTGCATCCTCAAGCAGCATGTTTACACTTGATTCAACTGTAGATAGCAGTATAGAAGAAATTCAAGGGATAGCAGATG ATTCCTCAAGCAGAAAAGGGGACATGCAGGGCACAGACAATGATATTGCAGGGTCACCAAATGGCATGTTTACTATTGACGCAACTGCCGATGACATCGTGGAAGACATACAAGAGGAAG AGGTTACTATGCCAGAAGGAATAAGTCTTGACATGGAGGGTGATGAAGAAGAGTGCTCAGTAGGTCCTGTGTCCAGGCTAGATATTGTCCCTTCATATGATGCT AGTTTTACCGGAATCCTCACTGATGTAGAATATAACATGGAAACTGGGAAGAAAATCAATGATGCCTTGCCTAAGATGTGCTGTTTCAATTGTCTTGGAGACCACAATGTCAGTGATTGTCCAAAGCCTCAAGATATGCAGAGGATTGCTGCTAACAGAAAGAAACACAATGTCACGAGAGTGCCAAATGT GAGGTATCATGAAGATGGGGAAAATAAATTTGGGCACTTCCAGCCAGGGAAGTTGAGTGAAAACCTTCGTTATGCCTTAGGGCTGCGGCCAAATCAGCTACCCATTTTTGTATACCGGATGCGGGTGCTTGGCTATCCCCCAGGATGGCTAAGGGATGCTGAAGTCCATCAGGCAGACATGAAGCTATATGATGCCACAGGGAAGT CTGTATCACACCCAGACTTagaagacggagagacagacccAGTTCTCGTAAAATACAAACCAGAGAAACTAGTTAGCTTTCCAGGATTTAATGATGCAATGCCTCATAGAACCAGAGAG GAAGGGCACCTTTACAACTGCCCTCCCATGCAGCCTTATCACCAACGCACAGAGTTTCTAAAGTACATGAACATGAACAGAGCCCAGGCTTACAAGAAGAAGAAACTAAAATCTAGCAGCTTAAAAGGCAATAATACAAGTGAGGCTGATGCTGTACTTGCAGCAGAAATGGAAGTTGATG ACTCAGAGTTAAATAGATCTGCCCACATAGAGTTCAACCCTCCACTTCCCAGTGAgcctctgccaccaccacctccagatGATCTTCCAGaaccgcctcctccgcctccagaggaaaag GACATGGAAGAAGGTGAAATTAGTGAAGATTCACAAGCATCCTTAGGAGATCTGGAGGAGAAGAGACTCAAGATCCTTAGAGAACTGGAGGATGCTGCATCACAAGGTGCAACAGACgaacaaaaatcaaagaaagaaaatcccaCACCAACGAAAGACAGGAGCAGCAAAACAGACGTCAAGAGTGAAGCCGCTGAAACTTCTGAGGAAAGTAGAACGTCCAATAGGATGTCCAGCGACCCAAGTGAATCTGAGAATTCCTTGAGCAGCGACACACTGGAAAGTGCCAGTAAGAAAATGAAACAGCATCACCGGTCACATTCAAAGGGCTTCAAACTAGGTGCTGCCATTCCTGAATCTTGTACACCTTTCACAGCTCTTCCAAGTGCAGATTTATGGAAAGTGGATGTCAGTGATCACATAAACTTTGATAACTTGCCCGATGCTCTTGGGACTTGGGATAAAATGAAGGGTCTCATGAACAATATCAGGAAAAGAGTAAGGGAATTGCAAGCAGAGGAAGATGAGTAa